The Meleagris gallopavo isolate NT-WF06-2002-E0010 breed Aviagen turkey brand Nicholas breeding stock chromosome 10, Turkey_5.1, whole genome shotgun sequence genome contains a region encoding:
- the LOC109369259 gene encoding axonemal dynein light chain domain-containing protein 1-like isoform X1, whose product MPTDGMPVPGPKAVGRKMSNSLCVGFVSKDYSEIPLLRGTSRMLDHVRPVSSSPEYSFVPEEVFRALTCASSSLGSPDYLQSHQKTKNTVGFRGCLQTPDRLWHYPNRRSKFRHLTDHPVSLTGAGRDVSYLCDVMIQEDKKTVALKSSFSRSPQKQSSGTVSSTPQATLADSLVPEEFHIVRKQGVLPLKYFDE is encoded by the exons ATGCCCACCGATGGAATGCCAGTTCCTGGACCGAAGGCGgttggaagaaaaatgagcaaTTCCTTGTGTGTGGGATTTGTCAGCAAGGACTATTCAG AGATCCCTTTGTTAAGGGGTACATCGAGGATGCTGGACCACGTCAGGCCTGTTTCTTCCTCCCCAGAGTACAGTTTTGTTCCAGAAGAGGTTTTCCGAGCCTTGACCTGTGCTAGCAGTTCTCTTGGCAGCCCAGACTACTTACAGTcccaccaaaaaacaaaaaacacagtggGCTTCAGG ggctgcctgcaAACCCCAGATCGGCTTTGGCATTATCCTAATCGTCGGAGCAAGTTCAGACACTTGACAGACCATCCTGTCAGCTTGACAGGCGCTGGAAG GGATGTTTCTTACTTGTGTGATGTGATGATCCAAGAAGATAAGAAAACAGTGGCCCTCAAAAGCTCTTTTTCTCGGAGTCctcagaaacaaagcagtggTACAGTCTCAAGTACTCCT CAAGCAACCCTAGCAGATAGTCTAGTTCCTGAGGAATTTCACATCGTGAGAAAGCAGGGAGTTTTGCCCTTG
- the LOC109369259 gene encoding axonemal dynein light chain domain-containing protein 1-like isoform X2, with amino-acid sequence MPTDGMPVPGPKAVGRKMSNSLCVGFVSKDYSEYSFVPEEVFRALTCASSSLGSPDYLQSHQKTKNTVGFRGCLQTPDRLWHYPNRRSKFRHLTDHPVSLTGAGRDVSYLCDVMIQEDKKTVALKSSFSRSPQKQSSGTVSSTPQATLADSLVPEEFHIVRKQGVLPLKYFDE; translated from the exons ATGCCCACCGATGGAATGCCAGTTCCTGGACCGAAGGCGgttggaagaaaaatgagcaaTTCCTTGTGTGTGGGATTTGTCAGCAAGGACTATTCAG AGTACAGTTTTGTTCCAGAAGAGGTTTTCCGAGCCTTGACCTGTGCTAGCAGTTCTCTTGGCAGCCCAGACTACTTACAGTcccaccaaaaaacaaaaaacacagtggGCTTCAGG ggctgcctgcaAACCCCAGATCGGCTTTGGCATTATCCTAATCGTCGGAGCAAGTTCAGACACTTGACAGACCATCCTGTCAGCTTGACAGGCGCTGGAAG GGATGTTTCTTACTTGTGTGATGTGATGATCCAAGAAGATAAGAAAACAGTGGCCCTCAAAAGCTCTTTTTCTCGGAGTCctcagaaacaaagcagtggTACAGTCTCAAGTACTCCT CAAGCAACCCTAGCAGATAGTCTAGTTCCTGAGGAATTTCACATCGTGAGAAAGCAGGGAGTTTTGCCCTTG